Proteins from a genomic interval of Posidoniimonas polymericola:
- a CDS encoding DUF2071 domain-containing protein → MILDTIHGIIDRRVLLNYRIDPTVLSRVLPQPFQPKLHDGYGVGGVCMIRFKQLRPHYVPQFFGLGSENAAHRIAVQWTQDGAHREGVYIPRRDTNSWFNKTLGGRLFPGIFQRSKFETKDSDTDVFVRIIREDGREEIAFSGRKAAQFSTESIFSSLDESANFFSLGATGYSATDTENHYHGMELHSLDWSVSPLTIETARSCFFDDSDRFPSGSVELDCALLMRGIRHEWRSRPDLYSTPGSHCLSTKAAPKEAH, encoded by the coding sequence ATGATCCTCGACACTATTCACGGCATCATCGACCGACGTGTTCTGCTGAACTACCGCATTGATCCGACGGTATTAAGTCGAGTGTTGCCGCAACCATTCCAACCGAAGCTACATGACGGGTATGGGGTGGGCGGCGTTTGCATGATCCGATTCAAGCAACTCCGACCTCATTACGTCCCGCAGTTTTTCGGCCTGGGTTCGGAGAATGCGGCGCACCGAATTGCGGTTCAATGGACCCAAGACGGTGCGCATCGAGAGGGTGTTTACATTCCTCGACGAGACACCAACTCATGGTTTAATAAAACACTTGGTGGCCGATTGTTCCCGGGGATATTTCAGAGAAGCAAGTTTGAGACAAAGGATTCAGACACAGACGTTTTCGTTAGGATTATCAGGGAAGATGGTCGCGAGGAGATAGCCTTCTCGGGTCGCAAAGCGGCCCAATTCTCCACAGAAAGCATATTTTCATCACTTGATGAGTCTGCCAATTTCTTCTCGCTGGGTGCGACGGGTTATTCTGCTACTGACACCGAGAATCATTATCACGGGATGGAACTTCATTCTCTCGACTGGAGCGTGTCGCCGCTCACGATTGAGACGGCTCGGTCCTGTTTCTTTGACGACTCAGACAGATTTCCGAGTGGTTCCGTCGAGCTAGACTGCGCTTTACTCATGCGGGGGATTAGACATGAATGGCGCAGCCGCCCTGACCTATATTCGACGCCGGGCTCGCATTGTTTGTCGACCAAAGCAGCACCGAAAGAAGCCCACTAA
- a CDS encoding fumarylacetoacetate hydrolase family protein: MKITRFEDPVGHISYGCLHADGSTTLVDGDPLHSPVDTGKPANVAKLLAPIEPVDILCIGLNYAKHAEEGGKPCPEHPVLFMKTTSAVQNPGDPVVLPRTLRSDRVDYECELVVVIGRDCKNATEEDALGYVAGYTCGNDISARDWQSMWGGGQFCRGKTFDTFAPMGPCLVTPDELTDPNNLAIKTTLNDQVMQDWTTADMIFSVPKLIAFLSGSTTLRAGTVIFTGTPHGVGFARQPPVWLQPGDTVSVEIEGIGVLTNPVVEEEV; encoded by the coding sequence ATGAAGATCACTCGTTTCGAAGACCCGGTGGGCCACATTTCGTACGGCTGCCTCCACGCGGACGGGAGCACCACGCTCGTCGACGGCGACCCGCTGCACTCGCCGGTCGACACCGGCAAGCCGGCCAACGTCGCGAAGCTGCTGGCGCCGATCGAGCCGGTGGACATCCTCTGCATCGGCCTCAACTACGCCAAGCACGCCGAGGAGGGGGGCAAGCCGTGCCCCGAGCACCCGGTGCTGTTCATGAAGACCACCTCGGCCGTGCAGAACCCCGGCGACCCGGTCGTGCTGCCCCGCACCCTGCGGAGCGACCGCGTCGACTACGAGTGCGAGCTCGTGGTGGTGATCGGCCGCGACTGCAAGAACGCTACCGAAGAGGACGCCCTCGGCTACGTGGCGGGCTACACCTGCGGCAACGACATCAGCGCCCGCGACTGGCAGTCGATGTGGGGCGGCGGGCAGTTCTGCCGCGGCAAGACCTTCGACACCTTCGCCCCGATGGGCCCCTGCCTGGTGACGCCCGACGAGCTGACCGACCCCAACAACCTGGCGATCAAGACCACACTAAACGACCAGGTGATGCAGGACTGGACCACCGCCGACATGATCTTCAGCGTGCCCAAGCTGATCGCCTTCCTGAGCGGCAGCACCACCCTGCGGGCCGGCACGGTGATCTTCACCGGCACGCCCCACGGCGTCGGCTTCGCCCGCCAGCCGCCGGTCTGGCTGCAGCCGGGCGACACGGTGTCGGTGGAGATTGAGGGGATCGGGGTGCTGACGAACCCGGTGGTGGAAGAAGAGGTGTAG
- a CDS encoding M20 family metallopeptidase: MSLKSPATCLELLQAMVGIESVTPRTSGRPDAEQEIGAYLAGVASGWGLAVTELHVEGGAPNVLITAPTKPDAPWWMFDSHLDTVGIQGMTVDPLAAEVKDGRLYGRGACDTKGTGAAMLWALRQTVADGTAPANIAMLLTVGEEARQVGARSFLERDLNQLGWSPAAVVVGEPTMMNVVRAANGYVRIRLVTLGRAAHSSSPEKGLNAISTMARAVTAIEQDYIARLDATHPLTGRSTCSINVIRGGSEHNVVPPRCEVTIDHRLTPGQDGDAAVAGIRAALDRLAAEDDRLEYAFDDVETAPPHGPELNGPLSEHVAGLLGQVGIESSIHGAPYTTNANHYAGAGLKCVVLGPGDIAQAHTRDEWIALDQLDLGVRGYRKLMESLPE; encoded by the coding sequence ATGTCCCTCAAATCGCCCGCGACCTGCCTGGAACTGCTGCAGGCAATGGTCGGCATCGAGTCCGTGACGCCCCGCACCTCGGGCCGGCCCGACGCCGAGCAGGAAATCGGCGCCTACCTGGCCGGCGTCGCGAGCGGCTGGGGCCTGGCCGTGACCGAGCTGCACGTCGAGGGCGGCGCGCCCAACGTGCTGATCACTGCCCCGACAAAGCCCGATGCGCCGTGGTGGATGTTTGACAGCCACCTCGACACGGTCGGCATCCAGGGGATGACGGTCGACCCGTTGGCCGCCGAGGTCAAGGACGGCCGCCTGTACGGCCGCGGCGCGTGCGACACCAAGGGCACCGGCGCCGCGATGCTGTGGGCCCTCCGCCAAACGGTCGCCGACGGAACCGCGCCGGCCAACATCGCGATGCTGCTGACCGTCGGCGAGGAGGCACGCCAGGTCGGCGCCCGCTCGTTCTTGGAGCGTGACCTTAATCAACTCGGCTGGTCCCCCGCGGCGGTAGTGGTCGGCGAGCCGACCATGATGAATGTCGTCCGGGCGGCCAATGGTTATGTCCGTATTCGGCTGGTGACCCTCGGCCGCGCGGCTCACTCGAGTTCTCCCGAAAAAGGTCTCAACGCGATCAGCACGATGGCCCGCGCCGTGACCGCGATCGAGCAGGACTACATCGCCCGGCTCGACGCGACGCACCCGCTCACGGGCCGCTCGACCTGCAGCATCAACGTGATCCGCGGCGGCTCGGAGCACAACGTGGTGCCGCCCCGCTGCGAGGTGACGATCGACCACCGCCTGACCCCCGGCCAGGACGGCGACGCCGCAGTGGCCGGCATCCGCGCCGCCCTCGACCGACTGGCTGCCGAGGACGACCGACTCGAGTACGCCTTCGATGACGTCGAGACCGCCCCGCCGCACGGCCCCGAGCTCAACGGCCCGCTCAGCGAGCACGTCGCTGGGCTGCTCGGCCAGGTCGGCATCGAATCTTCCATCCACGGCGCGCCCTACACCACCAACGCCAACCACTACGCCGGCGCCGGCCTCAAGTGCGTGGTCCTCGGCCCCGGCGACATCGCCCAGGCCCACACCCGCGACGAGTGGATCGCCCTCGACCAACTCGACCTCGGCGTCCGCGGCTACCGCAAGCTCATGGAGAGCCTGCCGGAGTAG
- a CDS encoding PEP-CTERM sorting domain-containing protein: MKAVLRFNSLFCLVAATACGVSQAEMLVNDFGDGVQSWRFDFGSPLTPILSQDPSQGSPNNAPGALRMEMNFASSQGGSNSFAFTGDLFFPATDLSGFDSVEFDLMVAPGAALDAFGNHGYFQFVSRETDGYSYNSVLGENLPPVTGQWQPYSVPADSMTATRAFTVQLYGGPSQDIDGPITLFIDNIRLTNAVPEPTSLALVGLMSAAAFASRRR; the protein is encoded by the coding sequence ATGAAAGCAGTGCTCCGCTTCAATTCCTTGTTCTGCCTCGTGGCGGCGACCGCGTGCGGCGTCTCGCAGGCCGAAATGCTGGTGAATGATTTCGGGGACGGGGTCCAGAGTTGGCGATTCGACTTTGGCAGCCCGCTCACGCCGATTCTGTCGCAGGACCCGTCGCAAGGCTCGCCCAATAACGCGCCCGGCGCGCTACGGATGGAGATGAACTTCGCGTCGAGTCAGGGGGGCAGTAATAGCTTTGCGTTTACTGGCGACCTCTTTTTCCCGGCGACCGACTTGTCGGGCTTCGATTCGGTCGAGTTCGACCTGATGGTCGCGCCCGGAGCGGCGTTGGACGCCTTCGGCAACCACGGCTACTTCCAATTCGTCTCACGCGAGACCGACGGCTACAGCTACAACTCGGTGCTCGGGGAGAACCTCCCACCAGTCACCGGGCAGTGGCAGCCCTACTCGGTCCCGGCGGATTCCATGACGGCAACGCGGGCATTTACCGTCCAGTTGTACGGCGGTCCGTCCCAGGATATCGATGGACCGATCACACTCTTTATCGACAACATCCGCCTGACCAACGCGGTCCCGGAACCAACCTCGCTCGCGTTGGTAGGTCTGATGAGCGCCGCGGCGTTCGCCAGCCGCCGCCGCTGA
- a CDS encoding glycoside hydrolase family 113 yields the protein MPPLPERRVSRTLAIAFALGMTLSTSVSAGDPDVYQPNTDPAVGFNLISWANFGGSGANRWREAVRGLHEAGFSEVSISPVRFVNPATGVIASSSSKGPELSHIAAGVAEAKSLGMRVTVNPFVEPENFAFWRGQYDPNPGSQSWSTFWQDYEDYLVEVAVVAQANGADALNVGTELRAITRNSGNNGKWASVIAAVDDAFTGELGYAANWDNYRNGNLTDAVWKNPAIDYLGIDAYFRDTTSNAESDASGADPNEAFITQVEQGWNDRLDNEILPFAASLRAGGGLPVVLTEVGYLPYNRTTVTPQNNSGAVDTDEQVMAFKGLTRALNGRKAELGAIHVWQWGMAGSNGSQWNIAAGAPSDQPNNIPLGKWLSGFVSAPALAGDFNGDSVVDAADYATWRDGTRPVSDYQVWAERYGDALVLPGQVVSIPEPLGVSLALSASLAAIWRGFY from the coding sequence ATGCCGCCACTTCCGGAACGCCGCGTTTCACGCACGCTCGCCATCGCGTTCGCCTTGGGCATGACGCTCTCGACCAGCGTTAGCGCCGGCGATCCGGACGTCTACCAGCCCAACACCGACCCGGCAGTCGGGTTCAACTTGATCTCTTGGGCCAATTTCGGCGGGTCGGGCGCCAACCGGTGGCGTGAAGCCGTCCGCGGCCTTCACGAGGCCGGGTTCAGTGAAGTCTCGATCAGCCCGGTCCGATTCGTTAACCCAGCCACCGGAGTGATTGCGAGTTCGTCTTCGAAGGGTCCGGAACTGAGCCACATCGCCGCCGGCGTGGCCGAGGCGAAGAGCCTCGGGATGCGGGTGACGGTCAACCCTTTCGTGGAGCCGGAGAACTTTGCCTTCTGGCGGGGCCAGTACGACCCGAACCCGGGCTCCCAGAGCTGGAGCACGTTCTGGCAAGACTACGAAGACTACTTGGTTGAGGTCGCCGTCGTGGCGCAAGCCAATGGGGCCGATGCGTTGAACGTCGGCACCGAGCTCCGCGCGATCACCCGCAACAGCGGCAACAACGGGAAGTGGGCGTCTGTCATCGCGGCGGTCGACGACGCCTTCACCGGTGAGCTCGGCTACGCCGCCAACTGGGACAACTATCGAAATGGCAACCTGACCGACGCGGTTTGGAAGAATCCGGCAATCGACTACTTGGGCATCGACGCCTACTTCCGCGACACGACCTCCAACGCCGAGTCCGACGCGTCGGGCGCCGACCCCAACGAGGCGTTCATCACGCAAGTGGAGCAGGGGTGGAACGATCGGCTCGACAACGAGATCCTGCCCTTCGCCGCCTCCCTCCGTGCCGGCGGCGGACTCCCAGTGGTGCTCACCGAGGTCGGCTACCTGCCCTATAACCGCACGACCGTGACCCCCCAAAACAACTCGGGCGCCGTCGATACCGACGAGCAAGTCATGGCCTTCAAAGGGCTCACCCGAGCCCTCAACGGCCGCAAGGCTGAGCTGGGCGCGATTCACGTCTGGCAGTGGGGCATGGCGGGCTCCAACGGCAGCCAGTGGAACATTGCTGCGGGCGCCCCGTCCGACCAGCCAAACAACATCCCCTTGGGGAAGTGGCTGTCGGGCTTTGTCTCGGCGCCCGCTTTGGCCGGCGACTTCAACGGCGACAGCGTCGTCGACGCGGCCGACTACGCCACTTGGCGTGACGGCACGCGTCCCGTTAGCGACTACCAAGTCTGGGCCGAGCGTTACGGGGACGCGTTGGTTCTCCCTGGCCAAGTGGTCTCAATCCCTGAACCGCTGGGGGTGAGCCTCGCACTTTCGGCTAGCTTGGCTGCGATTTGGCGGGGCTTCTACTAG
- a CDS encoding heme-binding protein, translating into MRKLLLLLAFTFSWASLLNAKDESGYPEPDGEAATARQLVEAALAEEDGAALLSAVDQLKALVPSSSPIADELSAGGAATDQELTVPELKQRLQRVAEMLAFVPLGEAKLPEGFPTYTPVGMIEVKRYPKQRMAMAKQFMTLFGHISTNGIAMTAPVQMEYEASAAGRPQQQSMAFFYASPEIGKPGERGAVTVVDREPTEVVALGVRGGVGSQVIEDANARLERWVADQSKYEVSGPLRVMGYNSPMVGRKNQFHEVQLPLKRAATSAAR; encoded by the coding sequence ATGCGCAAACTCCTACTCCTGCTAGCATTCACTTTTTCATGGGCCTCGCTGCTGAACGCGAAGGATGAGTCGGGCTACCCAGAGCCCGACGGCGAAGCCGCGACAGCTCGCCAACTGGTTGAGGCGGCGTTGGCGGAGGAGGACGGCGCTGCCCTGCTATCGGCAGTCGACCAGCTCAAAGCGTTGGTCCCATCCAGCAGCCCGATCGCCGACGAACTCTCGGCGGGCGGCGCCGCGACCGACCAGGAGCTGACGGTTCCTGAGCTAAAGCAGCGGCTGCAGCGGGTGGCGGAAATGCTCGCCTTCGTGCCGCTAGGCGAGGCCAAGCTCCCCGAGGGATTTCCCACGTACACGCCGGTCGGCATGATTGAAGTAAAACGCTACCCCAAGCAGCGTATGGCGATGGCCAAGCAGTTCATGACCCTGTTCGGGCATATCTCGACCAACGGGATCGCGATGACGGCGCCGGTCCAAATGGAGTACGAGGCGTCAGCAGCGGGAAGACCTCAGCAGCAGTCGATGGCCTTCTTCTACGCCAGCCCCGAGATTGGAAAACCAGGCGAACGGGGTGCGGTAACGGTGGTCGATCGGGAGCCCACGGAAGTCGTGGCCCTCGGCGTCCGAGGTGGCGTCGGATCCCAAGTCATCGAGGACGCCAACGCCCGTCTTGAACGGTGGGTCGCTGACCAATCGAAATACGAAGTGAGCGGACCACTGCGCGTGATGGGCTACAACAGCCCGATGGTCGGACGCAAGAACCAGTTTCACGAGGTCCAGCTTCCGCTCAAGCGAGCCGCGACGTCGGCGGCGAGATAG
- a CDS encoding FG-GAP-like repeat-containing protein, whose product MSLALRRPTLVALIAALLASGAPSRQAAAQTFSNSGTAVLSANVDGRSASLGDYDNDGDLDLFFQGGGSAQRFYRNNLVENGHLSFTDLTSLVVPGGLGPSWSAAWGDYDGDGLVDIFVGQSNIGASGDSLHNNAGFSFSNSSVAVGLNDPGFHQNVAWNDIDGDHVLDLIIGMEGPEKHEIYLQAADGTFDPVGALVGVQEDFGTKGYGMAIGDTDGDGDLDIYISTCRSNNNIRNNFYENQLAQTGVLSFVDIADSNGTQNFQNSYGAEFVDMDDDGDLDLFVVGADARPTKIFRNDGGNQFTDVDAITGHALLSDVSSDLGGGKAVDYDNDGDLDLFFHDHLVGSKDQARKLYRNDGDWQFTDVTVAEGLDEQNVGGYDSVWGDLDRDGDQDLIAPTGSSYNERVFLSDAAENGNHWLYVELDGRTENTTAIGAVLYATINEGTADERTLRREANTNAGTFNQSDLPVHFGLGAADTIDTLLVVWPDGTVQYAYDVSADQYLALAVADVLPGDYNFDGVVDAADYTLWRDAENLTGAYLPADGNGDGVVDADDYLVWRTNFGLGTAAGAIDATPEPGAAAALIACVAAGLLGRIRNPGQATKP is encoded by the coding sequence ATGAGTCTCGCTCTGCGTCGCCCCACGCTCGTTGCCCTGATCGCCGCGCTGCTGGCGTCCGGCGCCCCCAGCCGCCAGGCCGCCGCCCAGACGTTCAGCAACTCCGGCACGGCGGTCCTCTCCGCCAACGTCGACGGCCGCAGCGCGTCGCTCGGCGACTACGACAACGACGGCGACCTCGACCTCTTCTTCCAAGGGGGCGGCAGCGCGCAGCGGTTCTACCGGAACAACCTGGTCGAGAACGGCCACCTCTCCTTCACCGACCTTACTTCGTTGGTTGTGCCCGGCGGGCTGGGCCCCTCTTGGAGCGCCGCGTGGGGCGACTACGACGGCGACGGTCTTGTTGACATCTTTGTCGGCCAGTCGAACATCGGCGCCTCGGGCGACTCGCTGCACAACAACGCCGGATTCAGCTTCTCGAACTCGAGCGTGGCGGTGGGGCTCAACGACCCCGGTTTCCACCAGAATGTCGCCTGGAACGATATCGACGGCGACCACGTCCTCGACCTGATCATCGGCATGGAGGGCCCCGAGAAGCACGAGATCTACCTGCAGGCCGCCGACGGCACGTTCGATCCGGTCGGCGCCCTGGTCGGGGTCCAGGAAGACTTCGGCACGAAGGGCTACGGCATGGCCATCGGCGACACCGACGGCGACGGCGACCTCGACATCTACATCTCGACCTGCCGCAGCAACAACAACATCCGCAACAACTTCTACGAGAACCAGCTCGCCCAGACCGGCGTGCTGAGCTTCGTCGACATCGCCGACTCGAACGGCACGCAGAACTTCCAGAACAGCTACGGCGCCGAGTTCGTCGACATGGACGACGACGGCGACCTCGACCTGTTTGTCGTGGGCGCCGACGCCCGGCCGACCAAGATCTTCCGCAACGACGGCGGCAACCAGTTCACCGACGTCGATGCAATCACCGGCCACGCGCTGCTGTCGGACGTCTCGAGCGACCTGGGCGGCGGCAAGGCGGTCGACTACGACAACGACGGCGACCTCGACCTCTTCTTCCACGACCACCTTGTCGGCTCAAAGGACCAGGCCCGCAAGCTCTACCGCAACGACGGCGACTGGCAGTTCACCGACGTGACCGTCGCCGAGGGCCTCGACGAGCAGAACGTCGGCGGCTACGACAGCGTGTGGGGCGACCTCGACCGCGACGGTGACCAGGACCTGATCGCCCCCACCGGGTCCAGCTACAACGAACGCGTGTTCCTCAGCGACGCCGCCGAGAACGGCAACCACTGGCTGTACGTCGAGCTCGACGGCCGCACCGAGAACACCACCGCCATCGGCGCCGTGCTGTACGCCACCATCAACGAGGGAACGGCCGACGAGCGCACGCTCCGCCGCGAGGCCAACACCAACGCCGGCACGTTCAACCAGAGCGACCTGCCGGTGCACTTCGGCCTCGGCGCGGCCGACACAATCGACACCCTGCTGGTCGTGTGGCCCGACGGCACGGTCCAGTACGCGTACGATGTGTCCGCCGACCAGTACCTGGCGCTCGCCGTCGCCGACGTGCTGCCGGGCGACTACAACTTCGACGGCGTCGTCGACGCGGCCGACTACACCCTGTGGCGGGACGCAGAGAATCTGACCGGCGCCTACCTGCCGGCCGACGGGAACGGCGATGGGGTGGTCGACGCCGATGACTACCTCGTCTGGCGGACCAACTTCGGTCTCGGGACCGCCGCCGGCGCCATCGACGCCACGCCCGAGCCAGGGGCGGCAGCGGCGCTGATCGCCTGCGTCGCCGCGGGGCTGCTGGGCCGGATCCGGAACCCAGGACAAGCAACGAAGCCCTGA